Genomic DNA from Candidatus Nitronereus thalassa:
GCCGTAGGTACGAATGTGGTCTCTGAAGAAGTTAGTGAATCCTTGGTTGAATTTATGCTCGTAACAAGGCTAGCACATCTTCACGTGTCGCTTTGACTGTCCTGGGGCGAGTCGAGGTTTCAACAGCAATATCCGGATCTTTTAACCCATGGCCGGTTAAAGTACACACGACCGTGGCCCCTTCAGGCAACAGTCCGGCTTGACTACACTTTGTCACTCCAGCCACGGAAGCCGCAGAGGCTGGCTCACAAAATACGCCTTCCTCGGCTGCCAATGCTCGATAGGCGCTTAGAATTTCTTCATCCGTCACAATGGCAATTTTTCCCGAAGACTCGTCAACCGCTTGCAAGGCCAATTTCCAGCTCGCAGGGTTTCCAATACGGATCGCCGTAGCCACGGTTTGTGGATTTTCTATCACATGTCCGTGAACTATGGGCGCAGAACCCTCGGCCTGGAATCCCATCATTTTTGGCAAATAATGAATTTGTCCGGCGGTGTGGTATTCACGATAGCCTTTCCAATAGGCGGAAATATTTCCCGCATTCCCAACCGGGAGGAAATGAAAGGTTGGAGCTGTTCCTAATTGATCACAGACTTCCATGGCTGCGGTTTTTTGTCCTTCCAATCGGAATGGATTCAGAGAATTCACGAGTTCATATTCATCTTCAGCGCAAAGTTCACGGACGATCCTCAACGCTTGATCAAAGTTTCCTTCAATTTGAAACACAATAGCTCCATGTACCATAGCTTGGGCCAATTTCCCAAGCGCAATCTTTCCAGCAGGAACTAGTACATATACCGGCAACCCAGCTTTCGCGCCGTAGGCAGCGGCAGCGGCAGAAGTATTTCCCGTCGAAGCACACATAATTGCCCGCACTTGCTTTTCCATGGCCTTGGACACGGCAAGTGTCATGCCTCGGTCTTTAAAGGACCCCGTCGGATTGGCCCCTTCGACTTTCAAATACAATTCGACTTGGGGACATATTTTTTTGGCGAGCCGGTCGGCACGAATCAGCGGGGTATTACCTTCGGACAAACTGATCACGGGTGTCTGCTCCGAAACCGGAAGAAATTTGCGAAATTCCTCAATTATCCCCCGCCATAGAATCATCGCACCACTCCATGCCCAAACCAAGGCGACCAGACCGCAAAGAAACGTATTCTCATGTTTTGGTTACTCACGAAATTGGTAGTATTATCGACCATCATCCTCCACTCGTATCAGAGTGGTGGGTTGAGAAACGACAGAAGACATTTGATTAATTTCTTGTAGCGCCGTTTGCACCGACCGCTCGGATGCCCGGTGGGTCATAATAATCAACGGAACGGTTTGCCCCTTTTGACGACCTTGCTGAATGACCGACATGATGCTGATGCCATGGTGGCCCAACACTCCGGCGATTTTGGAAAGCACGCCCGGCTGGTCCAAAACCATGCAGCGCAAATAATACCGCGTGGTTAATTCCTCCATGGGTCGAATACGAATAGGTGTTCGCTGATCCAAGGGAAATGAGGTCGGGGGCACACGTCCACTCGCCTGACGTTGAATATTACGGGCGATATCAATCACATCACTGACCACAGCACTCCCGGTCGGTAATGCACCAGCTCCTTGCCCGTACAACATCACATCTCCGACGGCATCTCCCACCACATGAATCGCGTTATAGACACCATTGACTTGGGCTAAGGGGGAATGGTTATCAATCAAGGTAGGATGAACTCGAGCTTCGACTGCCCCCTCATGGAGTCTGGCAATCCCCAATAATTTCACCACCATGCCGAACTCAGACGCATATTGAATATCCAAGGACGTAACCTTCTGAATACCCTCCGTAAACACATCCTTGACATTCACCGGTGTACCATACGCCAAACTCACCATGATGGCCAATTTGTGGAGAGAATCAATGCCTTGAATATCAAACGTGGGATCCGCTTCGGCATAACCCGCAGCCTGTGCTTGAGCCAGGGATTCTTCGAATTCCTGGTTTTCTTTGAGCATTTGCGTGAGGATATAATTCGCCGTGCCATTCATGATCCCGACTATGGACACACACCGATTGGCGGCCAACCCCTCCGTTAAGGAACGAATGATTGGAATGCCCCCGCCCACGCTAGCTTCAAACCCTACATCAACCCCTGCACGTGCCGCCGCGGCGAATACATCTTCGCCATGAACCGCGAGCAACGCTTTGTTGGCCGTCACGATATGCTTCCCTTGCGCCATGGCATCCAGCATGACGCGTTTGGCTGTATCATACCCGCCGATGAGTTCAATGATGATGTCGATGCTGGGATCATTCAGAAGACCGGGAAGATCTGAACTCAGCACCCCAGAAGGCAGAGTCAGACCTCGATCCGTGGTCACATCTAAATCCACGATCCGTTTGAGTTCAAGAGGCACGCCGACCCTACGAGCGATAACGTCGCGATTCTCAAGCAAAATCTTGGCTGTGCCTGTGCCCACAGTGCCAAGTCCGACTAATCCAATATTGATTTGGGATTTCATAAAGATACTGGATTTTTCAGCGCGGCCTTGATCCCACTGACCGCTTGACGAATACGATGTTCATTTTCCACGAGGGCAAAGCGCACGTAATCATCCCCTCCATCCCCGAAGCCAATACCTGGCGACACGGCAACTTTTCCTTCGCGGAGTAAAAATTTGGAAAACTCTAAAGAGCCCATACCCGCGAAGGCCGGCGGGATGCGAGCCCACACGAACATCGTGGCTCGCGGATAATCGACTGCCCATCCCGCACGATTGAGACCAGAGACCAAAACATTCCGCCGACGTTCATATCCACTGACGATGGTTTTCACGCAATCCTGCGGCCCATTCAACGCGATGATACTCGCAATTTGTACGGGCTGAAACATACCATAATCGAGGTAGCTTTTGATCTTGGTTAGAATGCCGATGATTTCTTTATTCCCGACACAAAAACCCACACGCCACCCTGGCATGTTGTAACTCTTGGACAAGGAATAAAACTCCACGCCAATTTCTTTGGCCTCTGGAATCTGTAACAAACTTGGCGCCCGATACCCATCAAAGGTCAGGTCCGCATAGGCTAAATCATGAATGACATACACGTTATGTTCGCGAGCAAAATCCACCACCTTTTTGAAAAATTCAAGATCTACCACGCTAGTGGTCGGATTATGTGGAAAACTCATAATCAAAATCCGAGGGCGCGGTTGAGTCTGCATATACGCCCTCGTCAAGTTCTCGAAAAAATCCTCTTGAGGTCCCAGAGGAACACCACGGACTTCTCCTCCTGCGATAATAACTCCATACATGTGAATCGGATAGGTAGGCGTTGGAGTGAGCACGACATCCCCAGGTCCTACCATGGCCAACAACAAGTGAGAAAGCCCCTCTTTCACCCCAAGCGTGACAATGGCTTCGGTTTCGGGATCTAAATCTACATCGTATTGCCGGCCATACCAGGCACATATCGCATGACGTAATTTCGTAATTCCACGAGAGGCCGAATACCGATGATTTTTCCCCTTTCGGGCGGCTTCAATCAATTTATCGACAATGTGGGGCGGAGTGGCATGATCGGGATTCCCCATTCCTAAATCAATGATATCCTCACCCTGTTGACGAGCGGCAATCTTCAGTGACTGAACCTGGCTAAACACGTAGGGTGGAAGCCGCTGAATTCGAAAGAAATTCTCCATAGGGATGCGCACAACCTTTCTTAGGAATTTTGTGTCCTTGACCTACACACAGGCCATTTTCACGCAATCCGATTATTGTAGTAGAGGGGGTAAAACCAGTCAATCAAAGTCTGTCGTTTATCCACGGGGTTTGACTTTCTGTCAATCCTTATCATATCGGCATTTTGGGTTACAGCAAGCCTTGATTGCGACCCCCAGGGCAATTTGCCATAATGACATTCTCATCGATTTCTAGGCGACCACGTACTTCCAATCATAGGATTTCATGGCAAAATTAGGCGTCAACGTCGATCATGTAGCCACGTTGCGACAGGCACGGGGGGGTCGTGAACCCGATCCCATTGCCGCCGCGATTTTAGCCGACCTGGGCGGCGCAGATGGCATTGTCGTCCATCTCCGGGAGGATCGTCGGCACATCCAAGAGCGCGACCTAAAACTTCTTCGAGACACCGTCCCCAACACCTTAAATTTGGAAATGGCGGTAGAAGAATCCGTGGCCAAAATTGCCATTCAGGTTCGTCCCGATAAGGTCACGCTGGTGCCGGAACGTCGCCAGGAACTCACCACAGAAGGCGGCCTAGCCGTCACCGAGCATCGCGAGAGGATAAAAGCCCTGATCCGGGCCATGCACAACGCGCAAATTCCAGTCAGTCTCTTCATTGACCCAGACCTCAGTCAAATTCGCGCGGCGCAAAAGGTCGGAGCCGATGCCATCGAATTACACACGGGACGCTATGCCAATAGCCGAGAATCCGAAGAAATAGAAAAGGAATTTCAGGCCCTGCTTGAAGGTGCAAAATTAGCCCATAAACTCGGTCTGGAAGTGAATGCGGGACATGGACTCACGTACCACAACACTCAACCCCTCACGGAAATTCACGAAATCGTAGAGTTTAATATTGGTCACAGCATCATCTCCCGAGCCGTGCTGGTCGGAATGGAGCGAGCCGTTCGAGAAATGAAAGCCCTCGTGTCGCCTCTGTCATCGAAAATATGATTCAAGGATTTCACAACCTACCAGTTAAATAAATTCGAATGTCGAGATTCGAAAAAGGTCAAAGCCTCCAAGTTTTCTTATTCCACATTGGGATTTCGGATTTGTTTCGAGATTCGAGATTCGAGATTCGGATTTAACATCATCATGACCATCGTCACTGCCAGCCAAATGCAAGAGCTCGATGGTCGCACCATCCATGAGGCTGGTGTGCCAGGAACCATCTTGATGGAACGCGCGGGAACTGGGGTCGTTGAGGCTTTGGAAACGACCTTCGGCTCACTTCGGGATAAAACGTTCACGATCTTTTGCGGAAAAGGCAATAATGGAGGAGATGGTTTTGTCGTGGCTCGCTTGCTTCGACGCAAACGCGCCAAGGTTCATGTCTGCCTTCTGGCAAATCCCCGTGATCTTAAAGGGGACGCCAAGACCATGTATCAACGATTTGCCAAATTAACCGGTACCTCAAGACCTCTGACCAACCCCACCGAAGAAAAAATGCGTCAGTTATGCAACCGCAGCGATTTCCTGATTGATGCTCTACTAGGAACGGGCATTACATCTCCAATTCAAGGTCAGTATCAGACCGCCGTGGATGTCATGAATGCCTCGGAACACCCCACGATTGCGGTTGATATCCCTTCTGGCATCCACACCGACACCGGGGCTATTTTAGGATCTGCCGTTCAGGCTTGCCTCACGGTTACATTTGGCTGCCCAAAACTCGGTTTGTACTTGGGGTCAGCCGTTGACAATGTCGGAATAATTCATTGCGTGGATATCGGCATTCCTCCAGAGTACATTACCAACCTAAATGTTTCTGCCACCCTCATGACCGTATCTTCCATTAAAGAGGTTCTTCCTGTGCGGAAGCCTTCTTCTCACAAAGGTACCTTTGGCCATGTTGGAATCATTGCAGGATCCCCGGGGAAAACCGGGGCCGCAGCCCTTTCCGCTCTAGGCGCTCTACGGGTGGGAACCGGGCTGGTCACAGTTGCGACACCTCAGAGTGCGAATTCAGGGCTTGAAGCGAAAACTTTGGAAGCCATGACCATACCCATGCCTGAAACTCCTGAGCATACCCTGGCACGAGCATCCATGCCGGCCCTCCAAGAATTTGCCCACATACGCGATGCCATAGGCATTGGGCCTGGACTCACCACTCAATCCGAAACAGTGCAATTGATTCGGGAATTACTGCCTGAAATAGATCGTCCTTGCGTCATTGATGCCGATGCGCTAAACGCTCTTGCAGGGCAACCGCAGGCCCTGCAAGCCTGTCGATCGACCCCGGTTCTTACTCCCCACCCTGGCGAGATGGCACGTCTCATGGGCCATACCAACACCTTGGATATCAATGCCAACCGTTTAATGGTTTCACAGAATTTTTCTCAAACTCACGCATGCGTTCTCGTACTCAAAGGAGCTCGAACCATCGTGGCAGGACCAGACGGCCAGGCAGCAATCTGTCCCACGGGAAATCCCGGGATGGCCACGGCGGGAATGGGTGATGTATTGACAGGCATGATTTCAGGATTCTTAGCGCAAGGACTTACGCCCTGGCAGGCAGCAAGAGCTGGAGTTTTTCTCCACGGACTCGCTGGAGACCTAGCGGCGAAAAAACTGGGTGAAGCTGGCCTTATTGCCCGTGACCTATTGGATCAGATCCCCCAGGCTATCCAAACGGTTCAACACGGGGAGTGATCTGTACACGATTCCCTTAGCATCTCCATAAGATATCAACTTTATTTACGAGATTGATGAAACTTTAAAAATTTTCATGGGTCAACAGACAACTAGCATGGACAATCTCAGACCGTTAAAATTGTCCTTTTCAGCTTCTGGAGCGGGGCAATGGACCACCGCGTTGCGGTCTGCTGTCGCCACGCAAGAATTAGGAACGGCCATCGGGCATGAATTACGCGGAGGTGAAGTCATCACGTTAATCGGTGAATTAGGCGCTGGAAAAACCTGCTTGGTTCGTGGAATCGCCACAGGCATTGGACTATCCACTGAAGAAGTTACCAGTCCTACCTTTACGGTAATCCAAGAATACGAAAGCGCGCCTCCGATTGCCCATGTCGATTTGTATCGGCTAGAACATTCTATGGCCATTGAAGACATTGGACTCTCCTCCTATTTCGACACTGACCATGTCGTAATTATCGAATGGGCCGATCGGATTTCATCTTCGCAAATTCCAGAGGATCGGTTAGCCCTTCATTTGAATCACAGGAGCCGAAATTCTCGACATTGTACGCTCCAAGCTTTTGGGAAAAAGAGCCAGGCATTGTTACAGGCCCTGATTAGCCAAGGAAGTTAAGACCCCATGTATTCAGGGTCCCCTGTTTTGCTTACAACAAGTACACCGCACCACAATGAGCACGTCTGATCTCACGCCCTTAATGCGGCAATACAAAGAGGTGAAGGAGGCCTACCGGGATGCTATTGTCTTCTTCCGGGTGGGAGATTTTTATGAAATGTTTTTT
This window encodes:
- the thrC gene encoding threonine synthase: MILWRGIIEEFRKFLPVSEQTPVISLSEGNTPLIRADRLAKKICPQVELYLKVEGANPTGSFKDRGMTLAVSKAMEKQVRAIMCASTGNTSAAAAAYGAKAGLPVYVLVPAGKIALGKLAQAMVHGAIVFQIEGNFDQALRIVRELCAEDEYELVNSLNPFRLEGQKTAAMEVCDQLGTAPTFHFLPVGNAGNISAYWKGYREYHTAGQIHYLPKMMGFQAEGSAPIVHGHVIENPQTVATAIRIGNPASWKLALQAVDESSGKIAIVTDEEILSAYRALAAEEGVFCEPASAASVAGVTKCSQAGLLPEGATVVCTLTGHGLKDPDIAVETSTRPRTVKATREDVLALLRA
- a CDS encoding homoserine dehydrogenase, with the translated sequence MKSQINIGLVGLGTVGTGTAKILLENRDVIARRVGVPLELKRIVDLDVTTDRGLTLPSGVLSSDLPGLLNDPSIDIIIELIGGYDTAKRVMLDAMAQGKHIVTANKALLAVHGEDVFAAAARAGVDVGFEASVGGGIPIIRSLTEGLAANRCVSIVGIMNGTANYILTQMLKENQEFEESLAQAQAAGYAEADPTFDIQGIDSLHKLAIMVSLAYGTPVNVKDVFTEGIQKVTSLDIQYASEFGMVVKLLGIARLHEGAVEARVHPTLIDNHSPLAQVNGVYNAIHVVGDAVGDVMLYGQGAGALPTGSAVVSDVIDIARNIQRQASGRVPPTSFPLDQRTPIRIRPMEELTTRYYLRCMVLDQPGVLSKIAGVLGHHGISIMSVIQQGRQKGQTVPLIIMTHRASERSVQTALQEINQMSSVVSQPTTLIRVEDDGR
- a CDS encoding aminotransferase class I/II-fold pyridoxal phosphate-dependent enzyme — encoded protein: MENFFRIQRLPPYVFSQVQSLKIAARQQGEDIIDLGMGNPDHATPPHIVDKLIEAARKGKNHRYSASRGITKLRHAICAWYGRQYDVDLDPETEAIVTLGVKEGLSHLLLAMVGPGDVVLTPTPTYPIHMYGVIIAGGEVRGVPLGPQEDFFENLTRAYMQTQPRPRILIMSFPHNPTTSVVDLEFFKKVVDFAREHNVYVIHDLAYADLTFDGYRAPSLLQIPEAKEIGVEFYSLSKSYNMPGWRVGFCVGNKEIIGILTKIKSYLDYGMFQPVQIASIIALNGPQDCVKTIVSGYERRRNVLVSGLNRAGWAVDYPRATMFVWARIPPAFAGMGSLEFSKFLLREGKVAVSPGIGFGDGGDDYVRFALVENEHRIRQAVSGIKAALKNPVSL
- a CDS encoding pyridoxine 5'-phosphate synthase, encoding MAKLGVNVDHVATLRQARGGREPDPIAAAILADLGGADGIVVHLREDRRHIQERDLKLLRDTVPNTLNLEMAVEESVAKIAIQVRPDKVTLVPERRQELTTEGGLAVTEHRERIKALIRAMHNAQIPVSLFIDPDLSQIRAAQKVGADAIELHTGRYANSRESEEIEKEFQALLEGAKLAHKLGLEVNAGHGLTYHNTQPLTEIHEIVEFNIGHSIISRAVLVGMERAVREMKALVSPLSSKI
- a CDS encoding NAD(P)H-hydrate dehydratase — its product is MTIVTASQMQELDGRTIHEAGVPGTILMERAGTGVVEALETTFGSLRDKTFTIFCGKGNNGGDGFVVARLLRRKRAKVHVCLLANPRDLKGDAKTMYQRFAKLTGTSRPLTNPTEEKMRQLCNRSDFLIDALLGTGITSPIQGQYQTAVDVMNASEHPTIAVDIPSGIHTDTGAILGSAVQACLTVTFGCPKLGLYLGSAVDNVGIIHCVDIGIPPEYITNLNVSATLMTVSSIKEVLPVRKPSSHKGTFGHVGIIAGSPGKTGAAALSALGALRVGTGLVTVATPQSANSGLEAKTLEAMTIPMPETPEHTLARASMPALQEFAHIRDAIGIGPGLTTQSETVQLIRELLPEIDRPCVIDADALNALAGQPQALQACRSTPVLTPHPGEMARLMGHTNTLDINANRLMVSQNFSQTHACVLVLKGARTIVAGPDGQAAICPTGNPGMATAGMGDVLTGMISGFLAQGLTPWQAARAGVFLHGLAGDLAAKKLGEAGLIARDLLDQIPQAIQTVQHGE
- the tsaE gene encoding tRNA (adenosine(37)-N6)-threonylcarbamoyltransferase complex ATPase subunit type 1 TsaE, producing the protein MGQQTTSMDNLRPLKLSFSASGAGQWTTALRSAVATQELGTAIGHELRGGEVITLIGELGAGKTCLVRGIATGIGLSTEEVTSPTFTVIQEYESAPPIAHVDLYRLEHSMAIEDIGLSSYFDTDHVVIIEWADRISSSQIPEDRLALHLNHRSRNSRHCTLQAFGKKSQALLQALISQGS